In Rhizophagus irregularis chromosome 19, complete sequence, the following are encoded in one genomic region:
- a CDS encoding Succinate--CoA ligase [ADP-forming] subunit beta mitochondrial, which yields MFRSLTIAKGFAGRASMLAKGQQKRGLAIHEYLSMELLNKYGVKTPKGGVARSPQEAYEVAQKLGTEDAVIKAQVLAGGRGKGTFTSGLKGGVRAVFSPAESRMFSEQMLGYKLITKQTGAAGKICNAVFIVERKFVRREFYFAILQDRKSQGPVIVASSQGGVDIESVAAENPDAIITLPVDIDVGLKREDAKNIVEKLGFSPKVVEEATDMIQRLYQLFIDKDCTQVEINPMAESADHEVLCMDAKLNFDDNADFRQKDIFALRDTSQEDQREVQAAKYNLNYIGLDGQIGCLVNGAGLAMATMDIIKLNGGEPANFLDVGGGATAEQVTEAFKIISSDPQVTSILVNIFGGIMRCDIIAQGIIQATTQLQLTLPVVVRLQGTEVDAAKKLIAESGLRIISIDDLDDAASKSVQLSKIVQLARQAKIDVTFELPI from the exons atgtttcgttCATTGACTATTGCCAAAGGTTTTGCCGGTCGAGCTTCAATG CTCGCCAAAGGGCAACAAAAACGCGGTCTTGCAATACATGAATATTTGTCAATGGAGCtcttaaataaatatggtgTAAAAACTCCGAAAGGTGGGGTCGCCAGGAGTCCCCAGGAAGCTTATGAGGTTGCACAAAAATTAG GTACCGAGGACGCGGTTATCAAGGCTCAAGTACTTGCAGGTGGTCGTGGAAAAGGTACTTTTACAAGTGGTCTAAAGGGAGGAGTCAGAGCGGTCTTTTC TCCCGCCGAGTCTAGAATGTTCTCTGAACAAATGCTTGGTTATAAACTTATAACAAAACAAACTGGTGCGGCTGGAAAAATTTGTAATGCG GTCTTTATCGTTGAACGTAAATTCGTTCGTCGTGAATTTTATTTTGCCATTTTACAAGATAGAAAATCCCAAGGACCTGTTATTGTAGCTTCTTCTCAAGGTGGTGTCGATATTGAAAGCGTGGCTGCGGAAAATCCTGATGCTATTATAACATTACCAGTCGATATCGATGTGGGTTTAAAAAGGGAAGATGCTAAGAATATAGTAGAAAAATTGGGATTTTCTCCAAAAGTTGTTGAAGAA gcAACTGATATGATACAAAGACTTTATCAGctatttattgataaagaCTGTACACAGGTTGAAATTAATCCTATGGCGGAATCTGCTGATCAcgaag tTCTTTGTATGGATGCAAAACTTAACTTTGACGATAATGCTGATTTCCGTCAAAAGGATATATTTGCCTTACGTGATACATCTCAAGAAGATCAACGTGAAGTTCAAGCAGccaaatataatttgaattatattggGTTAGATGGACAAATTGGTTGTTTAG taaacgGAGCAGGGTTAGCTATGGCTACAATGGatataattaaacttaatGGTGGAGAACCTGCTAATTTTTTGGATGTTGGCGGAGGAGCAACAGCTGAACAAGTTACCGAAGCATTCAAAATCATATCGTCCGATCCACAAGTTACGtcaattttagtaaatatttttggaGGTATTATGCGCTGTGATATTATTGCTCAAGGTATAATTCAGGCTACCACGCAGTTACAGTTAACATTGCCAGTTGTTGTCCGATTACAAGGTACTGAAGTCGATGCTGCAAAGAAACTTATTGCAGAGTCAGGTTTACGTATTATTTCAATTGATGATCTTGATGATGCTGCTTCTAAATCCGtacaattatcaaaaattgttCAACTTGCGCGTCAGGCAAAGATAGACGTTACGTTTGAATTACCCATATaa